Part of the Terriglobia bacterium genome, AGGTTATCGTCCCGGTGCGAGTACAGCAGCAAAAAGCAGAGTGCGTTGGCTGCCAGAGCGAGCAGACCAATCCCGCCCATCAACGCAACTGAAGGTACCGGCGCTCCCCAGAGAGTTTTGTGCACGGCTTCAGCCATCACGGTAAACCCGAATACCAGCATCACGACGCCTTTAAGAAGGCTCGCACCCGCCTGGGAACGCAGGCTGCGGCGCAACGTGTACAGCGTCAGCCCATATACGCAGGCATCGCCCAGCATATCGAGTGAATCGCCAAGCAGGGCGGTCGAGCGGGCGAGCCAGCCGCTAACAAATTCCACCAGAAACATCGCCGAGTTGGCAGCAAAGACGGCATAGAGCACGTGCCCCTGCCGATCCATCCGCCGGGTCAACTCCACCGCTTTGTTGTCGCAGCAGCGGTCCATCGTTCCTCGCCATGACTTCAACGCTTCCAGTCCCTCGTCCTCTGCTTATTGTAGCGTTCCCAGCGGGCATTCGATGGTTGTGTTTGAGACTGGCCGACCCTGGATGGCCCAAGTATGGCTGAGGCAGGAAGACGCGACACGCGGCGGAATTTGCAAGGTGACGTAAATTTGAGTGTGTAAAAGGGAGGAGGGTGTAAGTTGGTATCGCGGCAAGCGAGACCGAATCCTTAAAGAAGGAGACTTACACCCTGATGAGAAGAATAATCGAGTGGACGGAGCAGTTTCAACATTATGCGG contains:
- a CDS encoding cation transporter: MDRCCDNKAVELTRRMDRQGHVLYAVFAANSAMFLVEFVSGWLARSTALLGDSLDMLGDACVYGLTLYTLRRSLRSQAGASLLKGVVMLVFGFTVMAEAVHKTLWGAPVPSVALMGGIGLLALAANALCFLLLYSHRDDNLNMRSTWICSRNDVIANVSVIGAAAAVAWTESYWPDLLVGVAIAALFIGSARRILIESVRAIV